One genomic window of Streptomyces sp. WP-1 includes the following:
- a CDS encoding alpha/beta hydrolase: MASPFRLRAAAPPWPRATALTTAAVLLAALLAGCGDDDVSTGATASLASLTTQTLDWTACPAPDEAEGGGSAPSPLPNGATWECATLRAPLDWSRPQGSTIGISLIRAKASGPASERLGSLVFNFGGPGGSGVTALPAFAQDYATLRTRYDLVSFDPRGVGRSAPVTCKTDAQLDTFFQQDATPDNAAERAQLVRRTRNFNAGCESRSGEVLPHVRTTDAARDIDLMRRVLGDSKLHYFGISYGTELGGVYAHLFPTHVGRAVFDGVVDPTQNPEQSALGQAKGFQLALGNFAEDCVSKPEGCPLGDTRQDVENRIAKLLADLDKKPIPGIAPRLLTQTAATNGIAQSLYSKDFWEYLTEGLEQAYDGDGKVLMVLSDAMNGRDENGHYSNITPANVAINCADEKPRYTVADVQRVLPEFRAASPLFGDFLAWGMIGCTDWAVPGAAYHPDVSAPGSAPILVVGNTGDPATPYEGARRMAEALGKGVGVQLTFKGQGHGAYDSKDPCVQSKVNAYLLHGTIPKAGAVCG; this comes from the coding sequence ATGGCCTCTCCCTTCCGGCTGCGAGCCGCCGCTCCCCCCTGGCCGCGTGCCACCGCCCTGACGACGGCCGCCGTGCTGCTGGCCGCCCTGCTGGCCGGTTGCGGCGACGACGATGTCAGCACCGGCGCCACCGCGTCCCTCGCGTCCCTGACGACGCAGACGCTGGACTGGACGGCCTGCCCGGCCCCGGACGAGGCGGAGGGCGGCGGGAGCGCGCCGTCGCCGCTGCCGAACGGCGCCACCTGGGAGTGCGCCACCCTGCGGGCGCCCCTGGACTGGAGCAGGCCGCAGGGGTCCACCATCGGCATCTCGCTGATCCGGGCCAAGGCCAGCGGGCCCGCGAGCGAGCGGCTCGGCTCGCTCGTCTTCAACTTCGGCGGCCCCGGCGGCAGCGGCGTCACCGCGCTGCCCGCGTTCGCGCAGGACTACGCGACCCTGCGCACCCGCTACGACCTGGTCAGCTTCGATCCGCGCGGAGTGGGCCGCAGCGCACCGGTGACCTGCAAGACCGACGCCCAGCTCGACACGTTCTTCCAGCAGGACGCGACCCCGGACAACGCGGCCGAGCGCGCCCAACTCGTCCGGCGCACCCGGAACTTCAACGCGGGCTGCGAGAGCAGGTCCGGGGAAGTTCTGCCGCATGTGCGCACCACCGACGCGGCCCGTGACATCGACCTGATGCGGCGGGTGCTCGGCGACAGCAAGCTGCACTACTTCGGCATCTCGTACGGCACCGAACTCGGCGGCGTGTACGCCCACTTGTTCCCCACGCACGTCGGACGGGCCGTGTTCGACGGGGTGGTGGACCCCACGCAGAATCCCGAGCAGAGCGCGCTCGGCCAGGCGAAGGGCTTCCAGCTGGCGCTCGGCAACTTCGCCGAGGACTGCGTCTCCAAGCCGGAGGGCTGTCCGCTCGGGGACACCCGGCAGGACGTCGAGAACCGCATCGCGAAGCTCCTGGCCGACCTGGACAAGAAGCCGATCCCGGGGATCGCCCCGCGCCTGCTCACCCAGACCGCGGCGACCAACGGCATCGCGCAGTCCCTGTACTCCAAGGACTTCTGGGAGTACCTCACCGAGGGCCTGGAGCAGGCGTACGACGGTGACGGCAAGGTCCTGATGGTGCTGTCCGACGCGATGAACGGCCGGGACGAGAACGGCCACTACAGCAACATCACCCCGGCGAACGTGGCGATCAACTGCGCCGACGAGAAGCCCCGTTACACGGTCGCCGACGTCCAGCGCGTGCTCCCCGAGTTCCGCGCCGCCTCGCCGCTGTTCGGGGACTTCCTGGCCTGGGGCATGATCGGCTGCACCGACTGGGCCGTGCCGGGCGCCGCCTACCACCCCGACGTCAGCGCCCCCGGTTCGGCGCCGATCCTGGTCGTCGGCAACACGGGCGACCCGGCCACCCCCTACGAGGGCGCGCGGCGGATGGCGGAGGCGCTCGGCAAGGGCGTCGGCGTCCAGCTGACGTTCAAGGGCCAGGGGCACGGCGCGTACGACAGCAAGGACCCGTGTGTGCAGAGCAAGGTGAACGCCTACCTGCTCCACGGGACGATCCCGAAGGCGGGCGCGGTCTGCGGCTGA
- a CDS encoding alpha/beta hydrolase — protein sequence MSEITEITETAGITGTAARPVLEPAAAAFAEATANPPYLFDLGPVEGRKAVDEVQSGKIEKPAVDEEWVNVQGGPTGSVRARIVRPAGATGTLPVIVYIHGAGWVFGNAHTHDRLVRELAVGARAAVVFPEYDLSPEARYPVAVEQNYAVAQWVVREGAAHGLDAARIAVAGDSVGGNMSAALTLMAKERGDVPLVQQVLFYPVTDASFDTPSYHRFAEGYFLRRDAMRWFWDQYTTDEKQRAEITASPLRATTEQLTGLPPALVITGEADVLRDEGEAYAARLRAAGVPVTAVRYQGIIHDFVMLDALRGTHAAGAAIAQAIAVLRTALGTV from the coding sequence ATGTCCGAGATCACCGAGATCACCGAGACCGCCGGAATCACCGGGACCGCGGCCCGTCCGGTGCTGGAGCCGGCCGCCGCCGCCTTCGCCGAGGCCACCGCGAACCCGCCGTACCTCTTCGACCTCGGCCCGGTCGAGGGCCGCAAGGCCGTGGACGAGGTGCAGTCCGGGAAGATCGAGAAGCCGGCCGTCGACGAGGAGTGGGTGAATGTGCAGGGCGGGCCCACCGGTTCCGTCCGCGCCCGGATCGTCCGCCCAGCCGGGGCCACCGGCACCCTGCCGGTGATCGTCTACATCCACGGCGCCGGCTGGGTGTTCGGCAACGCCCACACCCACGACCGCCTGGTCCGCGAACTGGCCGTCGGCGCCCGCGCGGCCGTCGTCTTCCCCGAGTACGACCTCTCGCCCGAGGCCCGCTACCCGGTCGCCGTCGAGCAGAACTACGCCGTCGCCCAGTGGGTCGTCCGCGAGGGCGCCGCACACGGCCTGGACGCCGCCAGGATCGCGGTCGCCGGTGACTCCGTCGGCGGCAACATGTCGGCCGCGCTCACCCTGATGGCCAAGGAGCGCGGCGACGTCCCGCTGGTCCAGCAGGTGCTGTTCTACCCGGTCACCGACGCGTCCTTCGACACCCCGTCGTACCACCGGTTCGCCGAGGGCTACTTCCTGCGCCGCGACGCCATGCGGTGGTTCTGGGACCAGTACACGACCGACGAGAAGCAGCGCGCCGAGATCACCGCGTCGCCGCTGCGCGCCACCACCGAGCAGCTCACCGGACTGCCCCCGGCGCTGGTCATCACCGGTGAGGCCGATGTGCTGCGGGACGAGGGCGAGGCCTACGCCGCCCGGCTCCGGGCCGCCGGGGTACCGGTGACCGCCGTGCGCTACCAGGGCATCATCCACGACTTCGTGATGCTCGACGCGCTGCGCGGGACCCACGCCGCCGGTGCCGCCATCGCCCAGGCCATCGCCGTCCTGCGCACCGCGCTCGGCACGGTGTGA
- a CDS encoding MarR family winged helix-turn-helix transcriptional regulator has product MDQVTQPEPAIPAPGSLLLQDQLCFALYAASRAVTARYRPLLDELGLTYPQYLVMLALWERDALSVSDLGGALQLESSTLSPLLKRLEAAGLVRRERRPHDERSVTVRLTGSGTALRDRARSVPLAIGGAMGLTPEQDAMARQLLRLLTTNVTAE; this is encoded by the coding sequence ATGGACCAGGTCACGCAGCCCGAGCCGGCCATCCCCGCACCGGGCTCGCTCCTGCTCCAGGACCAGCTGTGCTTCGCCCTGTACGCGGCCTCGCGCGCGGTCACCGCGCGCTACCGGCCCCTGCTGGACGAACTGGGCCTGACCTATCCGCAGTACCTGGTGATGCTGGCCCTCTGGGAGCGGGACGCGCTCTCCGTCAGCGACCTGGGCGGCGCGCTCCAGCTGGAGTCGAGCACGCTCTCCCCGCTGCTCAAGCGGCTGGAGGCGGCCGGTCTCGTGCGCCGCGAGCGCCGCCCCCACGACGAGCGCTCCGTCACCGTCCGCCTCACCGGGTCCGGCACCGCCCTGCGCGACAGGGCCCGGTCGGTCCCCCTGGCCATCGGCGGCGCCATGGGGCTCACCCCCGAACAGGACGCCATGGCCAGACAGCTGCTCCGGCTGCTCACGACGAACGTGACGGCCGAATAG